One Lycium barbarum isolate Lr01 chromosome 5, ASM1917538v2, whole genome shotgun sequence genomic window carries:
- the LOC132640795 gene encoding inactive leucine-rich repeat receptor-like protein kinase CORYNE isoform X2 produces MGRTNLTYCTSTTVFKLVFLCILWVQLSCVQCHGRIIKDTSTEPTAPPSPPQFKNRFQRIFLSILFGIFAGLICALVFAWFVRSFVRYINKAPILKGPVVFSPKIPAKTLQSALAIDTQLLGGKYYRTVLDNGLTVAVKRLEPFESGDLQGKSSKRRIQQELEVIASLRHRNLMSLRAYVRESNRFFLVYDYVPNGSLEDAMNKVRENQLQLSWELRLRIAVGVVKGLQYLHFSCNPRILHRNLKPTNVMLDAEFEPRLADCGLAKIIPTLNLPAASTYAPPESFQSCRYTDKSDVFSFGVILGVLLTGKYPTDPFFGDTSTGGSLGRWLQRLQEAGDAREALDKNILGEEIEEDEMLMAVKIAVVCLSDMPADRPSSDELVSMLTQLNSF; encoded by the exons ATGGGGAGGACAAACCTTACCTACTGTACCAGTACCACAGTTTTCAAGCTGGTTTTTTTGTGCATTTTGTGGGTACAACTAAGCTGTGTGCAATGCCATGGAAGGATAATCAAGGATACCTCCACTGAGCCTACGGCCCCACCTTCTCCACCTCAGTTCAAGAACAGGTTTCAAAGGATTTTTCTTAGTATTCTGTTTGGTATATTCGCTGGGTTGATTTGTGCACTTGTCTTTGCTTGGTTTGTTCGGAGCTTTGTGCGTTACATCAACAAAGCTCCAATTCTCAAAGGCCCAGTTGTATTCTCTCCAAAAATTCCGGCAAAGACACTGCAATCAGCTCTTGCTATTGACACCCAGTTGCTTGGTGGGAAATACTACAGAACTGTTCTGGACAATGGTCTTACTGTTGCTGTCAAAAGGCTTGAACCCTTTGAGTCTGGTGACTTACAGGGCAAGTCTTCGAAGAGAAGAATACAACAAGAACTTGAAGTGATTGCTAGTTTAAGGCACAGGAACTTGATGAGTTTAAGGGCTTACGTTCGCGAATCTAATAGATTCTTTCTGGTTTATGATTATGTGCCTAATGGGAGTCTTGAAGATGCAATGAACAAAGTTAGGGAAAACCAATTGCAGCTTAGCTGGGAACTCCGGCTTCGAATTGCAGTTGGAGTTGTTAAGGGTCTTCAGTATCTTCACTTTTCTTGCAACCCCAGAATTTTGCATAGGAATTTGAAGCCCACAAATGTAATGTTAGATGCTGAGTTTGAGCCTAGGTTGGCTGATTGTGGTTTGGCTAAAATCATTCCCACTTTGAATCTCCCTGCCGCATCAACCTATGCTCCTCCTGAGTCTTTCCAAAGCTgcag GTATACTGATAAGAGTGACGTATTCAGCTTTGGAGTGATATTGGGTGTTCTATTAACTGGAAAGTACCCAACAGATCCCTTCTTTGGGGATACATCTACTGGAGGAAGTTTAGGGCGTTGGCTTCAACGTTTGCAGGAGGCAGGCGATGCTCGAGAAGCATTGGATAAGAATATTCTAGGGGAAGAGATTGAGGAAGATGAGATGCTAATGGCTGTGAAAATAGCAGTGGTATGCTTATCAGACATGCCTGCTGATCGCCCTTCAAGTGATGAGCTCGTTTCTATGCTCACACAATTAAATAGCTTCTGA
- the LOC132640795 gene encoding inactive leucine-rich repeat receptor-like protein kinase CORYNE isoform X1, protein MGRTNLTYCTSTTVFKLVFLCILWVQLSCVQCHGRIIKDTSTEPTAPPSPPQFKNRFQRIFLSILFGIFAGLICALVFAWFVRSFVRYINKAPILKGPVVFSPKIPAKTLQSALAIDTQLLGGKYYRTVLDNGLTVAVKRLEPFESGDLQGKSSKRRIQQELEVIASLRHRNLMSLRAYVRESNRFFLVYDYVPNGSLEDAMNKVRENQLQLSWELRLRIAVGVVKGLQYLHFSCNPRILHRNLKPTNVMLDAEFEPRLADCGLAKIIPTLNLPAASTYAPPESFQSCSRYTDKSDVFSFGVILGVLLTGKYPTDPFFGDTSTGGSLGRWLQRLQEAGDAREALDKNILGEEIEEDEMLMAVKIAVVCLSDMPADRPSSDELVSMLTQLNSF, encoded by the exons ATGGGGAGGACAAACCTTACCTACTGTACCAGTACCACAGTTTTCAAGCTGGTTTTTTTGTGCATTTTGTGGGTACAACTAAGCTGTGTGCAATGCCATGGAAGGATAATCAAGGATACCTCCACTGAGCCTACGGCCCCACCTTCTCCACCTCAGTTCAAGAACAGGTTTCAAAGGATTTTTCTTAGTATTCTGTTTGGTATATTCGCTGGGTTGATTTGTGCACTTGTCTTTGCTTGGTTTGTTCGGAGCTTTGTGCGTTACATCAACAAAGCTCCAATTCTCAAAGGCCCAGTTGTATTCTCTCCAAAAATTCCGGCAAAGACACTGCAATCAGCTCTTGCTATTGACACCCAGTTGCTTGGTGGGAAATACTACAGAACTGTTCTGGACAATGGTCTTACTGTTGCTGTCAAAAGGCTTGAACCCTTTGAGTCTGGTGACTTACAGGGCAAGTCTTCGAAGAGAAGAATACAACAAGAACTTGAAGTGATTGCTAGTTTAAGGCACAGGAACTTGATGAGTTTAAGGGCTTACGTTCGCGAATCTAATAGATTCTTTCTGGTTTATGATTATGTGCCTAATGGGAGTCTTGAAGATGCAATGAACAAAGTTAGGGAAAACCAATTGCAGCTTAGCTGGGAACTCCGGCTTCGAATTGCAGTTGGAGTTGTTAAGGGTCTTCAGTATCTTCACTTTTCTTGCAACCCCAGAATTTTGCATAGGAATTTGAAGCCCACAAATGTAATGTTAGATGCTGAGTTTGAGCCTAGGTTGGCTGATTGTGGTTTGGCTAAAATCATTCCCACTTTGAATCTCCCTGCCGCATCAACCTATGCTCCTCCTGAGTCTTTCCAAAGCTgcag CAGGTATACTGATAAGAGTGACGTATTCAGCTTTGGAGTGATATTGGGTGTTCTATTAACTGGAAAGTACCCAACAGATCCCTTCTTTGGGGATACATCTACTGGAGGAAGTTTAGGGCGTTGGCTTCAACGTTTGCAGGAGGCAGGCGATGCTCGAGAAGCATTGGATAAGAATATTCTAGGGGAAGAGATTGAGGAAGATGAGATGCTAATGGCTGTGAAAATAGCAGTGGTATGCTTATCAGACATGCCTGCTGATCGCCCTTCAAGTGATGAGCTCGTTTCTATGCTCACACAATTAAATAGCTTCTGA